One Phaseolus vulgaris cultivar G19833 chromosome 11, P. vulgaris v2.0, whole genome shotgun sequence genomic window carries:
- the LOC137831242 gene encoding beta-glucuronosyltransferase GlcAT14A-like has translation MMGSFHVEKKWQFPLIMISVVFIFFLATSFNMGLVSTIHSFNSILFFLPSRLAINQSAPVFVETKISSIAPAPSVLAIPRFAYLISGSKTDLDKLWRTLLALYHPLNHYIVHLDLESPLEVRLELASRIEKQPIFSEVGNVFMIQKANMVTYRGPTMIAHTLHACAILLKRTKDWDWFINLSASDYPLVTQDDLLHTFSDLDRSLNFIDHTSRLGWKQEKRAMPLIIDPGLYRTNKSDVFWVGPKRTLPTAFKLFTGSAWMILSRSFVEYVVWGWDNLPRTLLMYYTNFVSSPEGYFQTVVCNEPELAKTVVNSDLHYISWDNPPKQHPHVLTINDTNKIIASKAAFARKFKHNDPVLDVIDKQLLNREKDQLFTPGGWCSGNPTCSKVGNIYKITPGPGSRRLRFLVTRLTWMAKFGQKQCK, from the exons ATGATGGGGTCCTTTCACGTGGAGAAGAAATGGCAATTTCCTCTCATTATGATCTCAGTTGtgttcatattctttctagccACTTCCTTCAACATGGGGCTTGTCTCTACAATTCACAGCTTCAATTCAATATTATTCTTTCTCCCATCTCGCCTAGCCATAAACCaatctgctccagtttttgtggAGACAAAGATTTCTTCTATAGCTCCAGCTCCTAGTGTGCTTGCAATTCCTCGCTTTGCTTATTTGATTTCTGGCTCAAAAACTGACTTGGATAAGCTTTGGAGAACTCTTCTAGCCCTTTACCATCCCCTGAACCATTATATTGTTCATTTGGACCTTGAGTCACCACTAGAGGTGAGGTTGGAGCTTGCTTCTAGAATTGAGAAACAGCCTATCTTCTCTGAGGTTGGAAATGTTTTCATGATTCAGAAAGCTAATATGGTCACTTACAGAGGACCAACCATGATTGCTCACACTCTTCATGCTTGTGCCATTCTGCTCAAGAGAACTAAAGACTGGGATTGGTTTATTAACCTTAGTGCTTCAGATTACCCTCTTGTGACTCAGGATG ATCTTCTACATACTTTTTCTGATTTAGACAGAAGCCTTAACTTCATTGATCACACAAGTCGTTTGGGATGGAAGCA GGAAAAACGAGCAATGCCTTTAATTATCGATCCAGGACTTTACAGGACAAACAAGTCTGATGTTTTTTGGGTTGGTCCTAAGAGAACTTTGCCAACAgcatttaaattatttactg GTTCAGCATGGATGATTTTATCACGATCCTTTGTAGAATATGTTGTCTGGGGTTGGGATAATCTTCCAAGGACCCTTCTTATGTACTACACTAATTTCGTCTCCTCCCCTGAGGGCTACTTTCAGACTGTGGTGTGCAATGAGCCAGAACTAGCCAAAACTGTTGTGAACAGTGACTTGCATTATATTTCATGGGACAATCCCCCCAAACAACACCCTCATGTCCTTACCATCAATGACACAAACAAGATTATTGCAAGCAAAGCTGCTTTTGCAAGGAAATTTAAGCACAATGATCCAGTCCTGGATGTGATTGATAAACAATTACTAAACAGAGAAAAGGATCAACTATTCACCCCAGGTGGTTGGTGTTCTGGAAATCCCACATGTTCAAAGGTTGGGAACATTTACAAGATTACACCTGGTCCTGGATCTCGAAGACTAAGGTTCCTTGTAACTAGGTTAACTTGGATGGCTAAATTTGGACAAAAACAGTGTAAATAG